From Rudanella lutea DSM 19387, a single genomic window includes:
- a CDS encoding glycosyltransferase, with protein sequence MEPFDSIVCVGQTTWEGDFQKAVVQLMCEFSVRHRVLYVDYQHTYKDLLMGVAGQRGVPVRTLMRLTSQLAKKPGKNGSEVYVWHPPTMLPINWLSPERHDRLINWNVNRLVKSLRSVLRQLGMKRPLIINGMNPVFGLPMLHQLNEAGTIYYCFDEISIARWMNRHGGRYEEEYLRRVNAVVTTSETLLQTKALRQPNAFCVKNGVNFELFHQARQLAEKTPPVKPVVGYLGTADNRVNVDIVEYCVREMPDVTFQFIGEIKEPALTERLTRYPNVVFTPPHQPAQLPPLLAGLSAAMIPFVCNEHTYTIYPLKINEYLAAGLPVVSTPFSILDDFAGVIEMAPSPEVFVQALRRALADQSPERIAQRVEMARNNSWEQRSHEFEAIFQQLILQHSQTR encoded by the coding sequence ATGGAGCCTTTCGATAGTATCGTATGTGTTGGTCAGACCACCTGGGAGGGCGACTTCCAGAAGGCGGTTGTGCAGCTGATGTGTGAATTTTCCGTGCGGCACCGGGTCCTGTACGTCGACTATCAGCATACGTACAAGGATTTACTGATGGGCGTGGCCGGGCAACGCGGGGTACCGGTACGAACCCTGATGCGGTTGACCAGTCAGTTGGCAAAAAAGCCCGGAAAAAATGGGAGTGAGGTGTACGTGTGGCACCCGCCTACCATGTTGCCGATCAACTGGTTATCGCCTGAGCGGCACGACCGCCTGATCAACTGGAACGTAAACCGGTTGGTAAAGAGCCTGCGGAGCGTGTTGCGGCAGCTGGGCATGAAACGGCCCCTGATTATTAACGGCATGAATCCGGTGTTTGGCCTGCCTATGTTGCATCAGCTCAACGAGGCCGGTACCATATATTACTGCTTCGACGAAATCAGCATTGCCCGCTGGATGAATCGGCACGGTGGACGCTATGAAGAAGAGTACCTCCGCCGGGTCAATGCCGTCGTGACGACGTCCGAAACCCTGCTCCAAACCAAGGCGCTGCGGCAGCCTAACGCCTTTTGCGTGAAAAATGGCGTCAACTTCGAACTGTTTCATCAGGCGCGGCAACTGGCCGAGAAGACACCGCCTGTCAAGCCGGTGGTGGGGTATCTGGGCACGGCCGACAATCGGGTCAACGTCGATATAGTGGAGTATTGCGTTCGGGAGATGCCCGACGTGACGTTTCAGTTTATTGGCGAAATAAAAGAGCCGGCCCTAACCGAACGACTGACGCGTTACCCCAACGTGGTGTTTACACCCCCGCATCAGCCCGCCCAGTTGCCCCCGCTGCTGGCCGGGCTGTCGGCTGCTATGATTCCGTTTGTTTGCAACGAGCACACGTACACTATCTACCCGCTCAAAATCAACGAGTATCTGGCGGCCGGATTACCCGTTGTGTCTACGCCTTTTTCGATTCTCGACGATTTTGCGGGCGTTATCGAAATGGCCCCCTCGCCTGAGGTGTTCGTGCAGGCCCTGCGTCGGGCCCTGGCCGATCAAAGCCCCGAACGCATTGCCCAACGGGTCGAAATGGCCCGTAACAACTCGTGGGAGCAGCGTTCGCACGAGTTCGAAGCCATCTTTCAGCAGCTTATTCTTCAGCATTCACAGACGCGTTAG
- a CDS encoding O-antigen ligase family protein, which yields MTHTDSFTETLMDRLRDKAWLVGVFGVATALVSGWLIGTMGVKGAMIIVALPIVLAVLLSILLEPRIGLYLYVNFSFLIGASRFLENDLPVGTGLDGLLVFTLLSVFLNGRQMNWRRLNNPAFYLLTIWLVYTILEYFNPNAPYQPAWFYHARSYSLNWFFLAIIVLVTPITTANVWLFIRTWLVWSVLAALWGFKQQYIGLTPAEQNWLAAGAEKTHILWGQLRSFSFYSDAGQYGSEMAGVTLVSLILFFQVKKIPSKLLYLVLVLVLFWGYAVSGTRSSLFVLIAGYAAYLGLQRKIVPIIQGVSLAAPLLAVLLFTNIGNNVYQIYRIRTALRPTQDESFLVRLENQQRIRNYLKDLPFGVGVGSSSGAGVRFSPNHWAAQIPPDSWYVQLWIETGIVGVVIYLFMLAGMILIGTYRLWQLKDPWLTTLMLVLLSEFIGIAVVSYSNPIMGQFPTSTIVFISSMLFTSAHRWARKPAPSVDDSLLHRVPSYPVHGAFR from the coding sequence ATGACCCATACTGATTCATTTACCGAAACGCTGATGGACCGGCTCCGGGATAAAGCCTGGCTGGTGGGGGTGTTCGGTGTGGCAACGGCGCTGGTAAGTGGTTGGCTCATTGGTACGATGGGCGTCAAAGGGGCGATGATTATTGTAGCCCTGCCCATTGTCCTGGCGGTGCTGCTGAGTATTCTGCTCGAACCCCGTATCGGCCTGTACCTGTACGTTAACTTTAGTTTTCTGATTGGAGCGTCGCGGTTCCTCGAAAATGACCTGCCGGTTGGTACCGGCCTCGACGGGTTGCTGGTGTTCACGTTGCTGAGTGTCTTTCTGAACGGTCGGCAGATGAACTGGCGTCGGTTGAATAATCCGGCTTTTTATCTGCTCACGATTTGGCTTGTTTACACCATCCTTGAGTACTTCAATCCCAATGCACCGTATCAGCCGGCCTGGTTTTATCATGCCCGCTCGTACTCACTCAACTGGTTTTTTCTGGCCATCATCGTGCTGGTAACGCCCATTACCACGGCCAATGTCTGGCTCTTTATCCGAACGTGGCTGGTGTGGTCGGTGCTGGCGGCTTTGTGGGGCTTCAAACAGCAGTATATCGGCCTCACACCCGCCGAGCAAAACTGGCTGGCCGCCGGGGCCGAAAAAACCCACATTTTGTGGGGCCAACTCCGAAGCTTCTCGTTTTATTCCGACGCCGGGCAGTATGGCTCCGAGATGGCGGGTGTCACGCTGGTGAGCCTGATCCTGTTTTTTCAGGTCAAAAAGATCCCGTCTAAGCTGCTATATCTGGTGTTGGTGCTGGTATTGTTCTGGGGGTATGCCGTTTCGGGTACTCGGTCGTCGCTGTTTGTGCTCATTGCCGGTTACGCGGCTTATCTGGGCTTGCAGCGCAAAATTGTCCCTATTATTCAGGGCGTCAGTTTGGCGGCTCCGTTGCTGGCAGTACTGCTGTTTACCAACATCGGCAACAACGTGTACCAGATTTACCGGATTCGGACGGCGTTGCGACCCACGCAGGATGAGTCGTTTCTGGTGCGGCTGGAGAATCAGCAGCGCATTCGTAACTACCTCAAAGACCTTCCGTTTGGGGTCGGGGTTGGGTCGTCGTCGGGAGCCGGGGTTCGGTTTTCGCCCAATCACTGGGCCGCCCAAATTCCGCCCGACAGCTGGTATGTGCAGCTTTGGATCGAGACCGGCATTGTGGGCGTGGTGATTTATCTGTTTATGCTGGCCGGGATGATTCTGATTGGTACGTACCGGCTCTGGCAACTCAAAGACCCCTGGCTGACTACCCTCATGCTGGTGCTGCTATCCGAATTTATCGGCATTGCCGTGGTGAGTTACTCGAACCCCATTATGGGTCAGTTTCCAACCAGCACCATCGTGTTTATCAGTTCCATGCTGTTTACGTCGGCCCACCGTTGGGCGCGTAAGCCAGCCCCTTCTGTCGACGATTCATTGTTACACCGCGTCCCATCCTACCCCGTACATGGAGCCTTTCGATAG
- a CDS encoding 4'-phosphopantetheinyl transferase family protein encodes MQTALVTCHSSVSAPWQPGQPLVPAPDTISVFRMPLPTEAATVALWETLLQPTERERADRFRFPADRHRFVVGRGLFRLLAGVLSGQNPADVRVDTSPTGKPFLPDSPTVHLNVSHSGAWIVLAVGCVPVGVDVEFMRSDVDVSDLFSSILSPAEQRALVQSPDAQTLFYQFWTRKEALMKATGQGMNDHLTAIPALEGTHRIDAGLLGGAGHWRVYPFAVDRGYPAALALPDGPETVCFYEIDPASFRRWCPAHPNES; translated from the coding sequence ATGCAAACGGCTCTTGTCACCTGTCATTCATCGGTTTCGGCACCCTGGCAACCCGGACAGCCCCTCGTGCCAGCCCCCGATACCATTTCTGTGTTCCGAATGCCGCTCCCCACCGAAGCGGCCACCGTAGCCCTCTGGGAAACGTTGCTCCAACCAACCGAACGGGAGCGGGCCGACCGGTTCCGGTTCCCCGCCGACCGGCACCGGTTTGTGGTGGGACGGGGTTTATTTCGACTGCTGGCGGGCGTATTGTCCGGGCAAAACCCGGCAGACGTTCGCGTAGATACGAGCCCGACCGGCAAGCCCTTTCTGCCCGACTCCCCGACGGTTCACCTCAACGTGTCGCACTCCGGTGCCTGGATTGTGCTGGCGGTTGGGTGTGTTCCCGTGGGCGTTGATGTAGAATTTATGCGGTCCGATGTTGACGTCAGCGACCTTTTTTCGTCCATATTAAGTCCGGCCGAACAACGGGCCCTGGTGCAAAGCCCGGATGCACAGACTCTATTTTACCAATTCTGGACGCGAAAAGAAGCCTTGATGAAAGCCACAGGACAGGGCATGAACGACCATCTGACGGCGATTCCGGCGCTGGAAGGCACCCACCGCATTGATGCGGGCCTGCTCGGTGGGGCTGGTCACTGGCGTGTGTACCCCTTTGCAGTAGACCGGGGCTACCCGGCCGCTCTTGCTCTTCCCGACGGCCCAGAAACCGTTTGTTTTTACGAAATCGATCCGGCCTCCTTCCGTAGGTGGTGCCCGGCTCACCCCAACGAATCATGA
- a CDS encoding glycosyltransferase family 2 protein, which translates to MAEGKRVGDKAPLVSMVTINYNQAETTRQFLESVRGLAYPNYEVIVVDNASVPSLTSQVDMARYPWARVVRSDVNLGFTGGNNLGMQHARGAYFFIVNNDTELTPNVLDELLRPFEQSALVGVVCPKISYFDNPRLLQYAGYGAMNMLTGTAHMVGCNQTDQGQFDQPGPTPFAHGCAMLVSRRVVEQVGRFAERFFLYYEELDWSQRIRNAGFQIYYQPSASILHKESVSVGRHSTLKTYYLTRNRILFMRRHGSPAQRAVFYAFFAGAVLPKHLLTYALKGQFAHAKAFARGVLWNLTSGSTSPV; encoded by the coding sequence ATGGCAGAAGGAAAACGTGTAGGCGACAAGGCCCCGCTCGTGTCGATGGTGACCATCAACTACAATCAGGCCGAAACGACCCGGCAATTTCTCGAGTCGGTGCGGGGGCTGGCGTACCCGAATTATGAGGTAATCGTTGTCGACAATGCCTCGGTACCAAGCCTGACCAGCCAAGTGGATATGGCGCGGTATCCGTGGGCACGCGTTGTGCGGAGCGATGTGAACCTGGGTTTTACGGGTGGTAATAATCTGGGAATGCAGCACGCGCGCGGGGCGTACTTTTTCATTGTGAACAACGATACCGAGCTGACTCCCAATGTGCTGGATGAATTGCTCCGGCCGTTTGAGCAGTCGGCGTTGGTGGGTGTGGTATGCCCCAAAATCAGCTATTTCGATAATCCCCGGCTCCTGCAATACGCCGGGTACGGTGCCATGAATATGCTGACCGGAACGGCGCATATGGTAGGTTGCAACCAAACCGATCAGGGGCAGTTCGACCAGCCGGGGCCGACCCCTTTTGCGCACGGATGCGCCATGCTCGTGAGCCGAAGGGTGGTGGAGCAGGTAGGGCGTTTTGCTGAGCGGTTTTTTCTTTACTACGAAGAACTCGACTGGTCGCAGCGCATCCGCAATGCCGGGTTTCAGATCTACTACCAGCCGTCGGCCAGTATTTTACACAAAGAGTCGGTTTCGGTGGGGCGGCACAGCACGCTCAAAACGTACTACCTCACGCGCAACCGGATTTTGTTTATGCGTCGGCACGGTTCACCGGCTCAACGGGCTGTGTTTTACGCCTTTTTTGCCGGAGCAGTGCTGCCCAAGCACCTGCTCACGTATGCGCTGAAAGGGCAGTTTGCCCATGCCAAAGCGTTTGCGCGTGGTGTGCTCTGGAACCTCACGTCGGGGAGTACGTCGCCCGTGTAA
- a CDS encoding gliding motility-associated C-terminal domain-containing protein, giving the protein MPARFVLRTKAAKRLRRSVCLAAGWFGVFTFTTSQHSAAQSCSGATAEVLIRESFGTAEATASLSGRTSYQYATKACPDNGEYTIASAVDRTCFGSVWHGLPTDHTGNAGGAMLIVNGSDLPGEFFRQTIPGLCGGTTYEFSVWGLNLLQPNNCTDSSLPNLTIEIETAGGRPLRRIDIGSIPETVTPEWRRFSASFTMPETDEPVLVKLINNAAAGGCGNDLALDDLELIRCSACPPEPVYVPDAFTPNHDGHNDRLAIYLAEAVSVDIKILDRWGSLVYASNTLTEQWDGRFGGVDCPSGGYTWIVTYRVADSPTTTSTYVRSGRVMLLR; this is encoded by the coding sequence ATGCCCGCCCGATTCGTATTACGTACAAAAGCGGCAAAACGGCTACGCCGATCTGTTTGCCTGGCTGCTGGCTGGTTTGGGGTTTTCACCTTTACCACCAGCCAGCACAGTGCTGCCCAGTCGTGTTCGGGAGCTACGGCCGAAGTGCTCATCCGCGAGTCGTTTGGTACGGCCGAAGCCACGGCTTCGCTAAGCGGCCGCACCTCCTACCAATACGCGACCAAAGCCTGCCCCGACAATGGCGAGTACACCATCGCGTCGGCCGTCGACCGTACCTGCTTCGGTTCGGTTTGGCACGGCCTGCCCACCGACCATACCGGCAATGCGGGCGGAGCCATGCTGATTGTGAACGGGTCGGACTTACCGGGTGAGTTTTTCCGGCAAACCATTCCGGGCCTGTGCGGAGGTACCACCTACGAGTTTTCGGTATGGGGCCTCAACTTGCTTCAACCCAACAACTGCACCGACTCCTCTCTGCCCAACCTCACCATTGAAATCGAAACGGCAGGCGGCCGCCCCCTGCGACGCATCGATATTGGGTCTATTCCCGAAACGGTCACGCCCGAATGGCGTCGGTTTTCGGCTTCGTTTACCATGCCCGAAACCGATGAGCCTGTGCTGGTCAAACTGATCAACAATGCGGCCGCCGGTGGTTGCGGTAACGATTTGGCCCTCGATGATCTGGAGCTGATTCGGTGTAGCGCCTGCCCGCCCGAACCGGTATATGTGCCTGATGCCTTCACCCCAAACCACGACGGCCACAACGACCGGCTGGCGATTTACCTGGCCGAAGCCGTTTCCGTTGATATTAAGATTCTTGACCGATGGGGTAGCCTTGTGTATGCCAGTAATACCCTGACGGAGCAATGGGACGGCCGGTTTGGTGGTGTCGACTGCCCGTCGGGTGGGTACACCTGGATTGTTACGTATCGGGTTGCCGACTCGCCCACTACCACGTCTACCTACGTCCGATCGGGGCGTGTGATGCTGCTTCGTTAA
- a CDS encoding glycosyltransferase family 2 protein, whose translation MTALYYILVGLFAGLSFVVFYTYLGYGLVAWVLVKLRGNQRQNAQPAELPHVTMVVPAYNEVDYLPAKLHNCLAQDYPADRLHILFVVEGSTDGSAEYLARQEAPNLRILSGSQRLGKIAAMNRAMSEVQTPITIFTDANTQLNTEAVSRLVSRFAEGVGAVTGEKRIQMADAESAAGSGEGLYWRYESFLKKLDAQLHTIVGAAGELFAIRTDLYEPVEPDTLLDDFVISLRIAGRGYRVEYAPDAYALERPSHSVGEEKKRKVRIAAGGFQAMKRLAYLLNVARYGWLSFQYVSHRVLRWAVTPFCLPALLLLNVLILGVLYAPDTQTPPGTASFWWAMLGAQLVFYAAAYVGYVLENRQTRLKLTFVPFYFVFMNWCVLLGFARFNRGNLTGVWEKSKRAA comes from the coding sequence ATGACAGCGCTCTATTACATACTGGTCGGTTTATTTGCGGGGCTGAGCTTTGTGGTGTTTTACACCTATCTGGGGTACGGCCTTGTGGCCTGGGTGCTGGTGAAACTGCGCGGCAACCAGCGCCAAAACGCCCAGCCCGCAGAGCTGCCGCACGTGACTATGGTGGTGCCTGCCTATAACGAAGTCGATTATCTGCCTGCCAAGCTCCACAACTGCCTCGCGCAGGATTACCCGGCCGACCGGCTGCACATCCTGTTTGTGGTAGAAGGTTCAACCGACGGATCGGCCGAGTACCTGGCCCGGCAGGAGGCCCCCAACCTCCGCATTCTGTCGGGGAGTCAGCGCTTAGGTAAGATTGCCGCTATGAACCGGGCCATGAGCGAGGTACAAACGCCCATCACCATTTTTACCGATGCCAATACGCAGCTCAACACAGAGGCTGTGAGCCGCTTAGTGAGCCGGTTTGCGGAGGGTGTGGGGGCCGTAACGGGCGAAAAACGGATTCAGATGGCCGATGCCGAGTCGGCTGCGGGTAGTGGCGAAGGCCTGTACTGGCGGTATGAATCGTTTCTGAAAAAACTGGATGCGCAACTGCACACCATTGTAGGGGCTGCGGGCGAGTTGTTTGCCATCCGCACCGATCTGTACGAACCCGTAGAGCCCGATACCCTGCTCGACGATTTTGTGATTTCGCTACGAATTGCCGGGCGCGGGTACCGGGTTGAGTACGCGCCCGATGCGTACGCGCTCGAACGGCCGTCGCATTCGGTAGGTGAAGAAAAGAAACGTAAGGTTCGGATAGCCGCCGGTGGTTTTCAGGCCATGAAACGGCTGGCGTACCTGCTCAACGTGGCGCGTTATGGCTGGTTGAGCTTTCAGTATGTATCGCACCGGGTATTGCGGTGGGCCGTAACGCCGTTCTGTTTGCCCGCCCTGCTCTTGCTCAATGTCCTCATTCTGGGTGTGCTGTACGCCCCTGATACCCAGACTCCGCCGGGAACGGCCTCGTTCTGGTGGGCTATGTTGGGGGCTCAGCTTGTTTTCTACGCGGCTGCCTACGTAGGCTACGTGCTCGAAAACCGACAAACCCGCCTGAAACTGACGTTTGTGCCCTTCTATTTTGTGTTCATGAACTGGTGCGTCCTGCTGGGATTTGCCCGGTTCAATCGGGGTAATTTGACGGGTGTCTGGGAAAAATCGAAGCGAGCGGCCTAA
- a CDS encoding MOP flippase family protein, giving the protein MSNKEKAMDGGKWITLSTVISTVFQFAQVALLARLLDPADFGVVSVSNLIIGFFGVFANLGFSNSIIYKQESDRTVLSTLYWLNMLVGALIFVVIQFATPAIVSFYSEPRLERVLHLSSGYFLIVYVGQLYMFLLEKELRFRSVATVDIIGTVIGAGATISLAYSGFQELSLIIGQLISQTVKSVTQVILGRRYFKPAFRFSLNQVQEHLRFGVYNLGDGILGFVQSNADNFFIGSILGVKMLGYYTLAYQLAVFPINRLNPIILQVAYPILARMKDDIEGLKRAYLKILDVLIFCNLPLLAGLFITAESVVPLIYGPGWQETTHLIQIFVFVSLFACLSHPLFTLAFTRGKPNLLFYLNLATLVVKIPLVYVLGHLYGVTGIAVSFLLATFFNLVANFFLVHYLVGDFFGQFLKNFVQPLLFGVIMVAVIATYKTVVGYEGMVHTVAQIALGAITYVGLTLAFKFSFADLRALRLAKG; this is encoded by the coding sequence ATGAGCAATAAAGAAAAGGCCATGGACGGCGGTAAATGGATCACGTTGTCGACCGTGATTTCGACCGTATTTCAGTTTGCGCAGGTCGCCCTGTTGGCCCGCCTGCTCGACCCGGCCGATTTTGGGGTGGTTAGCGTCAGTAACCTGATTATTGGCTTCTTCGGCGTGTTTGCCAACCTCGGTTTTTCCAACTCGATCATCTACAAGCAGGAGAGCGACCGCACCGTACTATCGACGCTCTACTGGCTCAACATGCTCGTAGGCGCGTTGATTTTTGTGGTGATTCAGTTTGCAACGCCCGCCATTGTCTCGTTTTACAGCGAACCCCGGCTCGAAAGGGTACTGCACCTGTCGTCGGGCTATTTTCTGATCGTGTACGTTGGGCAGCTGTACATGTTTTTGCTCGAAAAGGAGCTGCGGTTCCGGTCGGTGGCCACCGTCGATATTATCGGCACGGTAATCGGGGCAGGGGCTACTATCAGTTTGGCCTACAGTGGCTTTCAGGAGCTGTCGCTCATTATCGGGCAGCTGATCAGCCAAACCGTGAAGAGTGTTACGCAGGTGATACTGGGACGCCGGTATTTCAAGCCTGCCTTTCGATTTTCGCTCAATCAGGTGCAGGAACACCTGCGTTTTGGCGTGTACAATCTGGGCGACGGGATTCTGGGGTTTGTGCAGTCCAACGCCGACAATTTTTTCATCGGCAGCATTCTGGGCGTGAAAATGCTCGGCTACTACACCTTAGCTTACCAGTTGGCGGTTTTCCCGATCAACCGGCTGAATCCCATTATCCTTCAGGTGGCTTATCCCATTCTGGCTAGGATGAAAGATGACATTGAAGGCCTGAAGCGAGCGTACCTGAAAATTCTGGACGTCCTTATCTTCTGTAATCTGCCCCTGTTGGCCGGTTTGTTTATAACCGCCGAAAGTGTTGTTCCGCTGATTTACGGGCCGGGCTGGCAGGAAACCACCCATCTGATTCAGATTTTCGTTTTCGTAAGCCTGTTTGCCTGCCTTAGCCACCCGCTGTTTACGCTCGCGTTCACGCGCGGCAAGCCCAACCTTTTGTTTTATCTAAACCTGGCTACGCTGGTGGTGAAGATTCCGCTCGTGTACGTGCTGGGGCATCTGTACGGGGTAACGGGCATTGCCGTCTCGTTTCTGCTGGCGACTTTCTTTAACCTCGTGGCCAACTTTTTTCTGGTGCACTACCTCGTGGGCGATTTCTTTGGTCAGTTTCTCAAAAACTTTGTACAGCCGTTGCTGTTTGGGGTGATCATGGTAGCGGTGATTGCTACGTACAAAACGGTGGTAGGGTACGAGGGCATGGTGCATACCGTGGCGCAGATAGCCCTCGGGGCCATCACGTACGTAGGTCTGACGCTGGCCTTCAAGTTCTCGTTTGCCGATTTGCGGGCTCTACGGCTGGCGAAGGGCTAA
- a CDS encoding alpha-1,2-fucosyltransferase, translating into MVIAKITSGLGNQLFQYALGRHLAIQNQTRLWFDLRYYHRTYETDTPRQFKLDRFSIDYDLLDYSPWLYVSKATRLLPGRSLRPLFDTRKEPHFHLDPAVPNAKGAFITLDGFWQSEGYFASNAATIRRELTFTRQPGPMYARYRQQIEQTQTPVSVHIRRGDYVSHPEFSQSFGALDDTYYQTALAQINGQFPDATLLVFSDDPEWVRQHMRFERPHVLVENTGPDADVDDLQLMSLCHHHIIANSSFSWWGAWLNPRPDKRVIAPKQWFRNKPWNTADLIPAGWVRL; encoded by the coding sequence ATGGTTATTGCAAAAATCACAAGCGGCTTAGGTAACCAGTTATTTCAGTACGCACTGGGGCGGCATCTGGCCATTCAGAACCAAACCCGGCTCTGGTTCGACCTGCGCTATTATCACCGAACCTACGAAACCGACACCCCCCGCCAGTTTAAGCTCGACCGGTTTTCGATTGATTACGACCTGCTCGATTATTCGCCCTGGCTGTATGTGTCTAAAGCCACCCGTTTGCTGCCCGGTCGGTCGTTACGCCCGCTTTTCGATACCCGAAAAGAGCCGCATTTTCACCTTGACCCGGCCGTACCCAACGCCAAAGGGGCCTTTATTACGCTGGACGGTTTCTGGCAGTCGGAAGGGTATTTTGCCTCGAATGCGGCTACCATTCGGCGGGAGTTGACATTTACGCGCCAGCCGGGCCCAATGTACGCCCGGTACCGGCAACAGATTGAGCAAACCCAGACGCCGGTTTCGGTGCATATCCGCCGGGGCGACTACGTAAGCCACCCGGAGTTCAGCCAGTCATTCGGTGCCCTCGATGATACCTACTACCAGACCGCCCTGGCCCAGATAAACGGGCAATTTCCTGACGCGACTCTGCTTGTGTTTAGCGATGACCCCGAGTGGGTACGGCAGCACATGCGTTTTGAGCGCCCGCACGTACTCGTCGAAAATACCGGCCCCGATGCCGACGTGGACGACCTGCAACTGATGAGCCTTTGCCATCATCACATCATTGCCAACAGTTCGTTTAGCTGGTGGGGAGCCTGGCTCAACCCCCGCCCTGACAAACGGGTAATTGCCCCCAAACAGTGGTTTCGGAACAAACCCTGGAACACCGCCGATCTGATTCCGGCAGGCTGGGTGCGCCTGTAG
- a CDS encoding glycosyltransferase family 4 protein, giving the protein MRIGIEAQRLLRPHKHGMDIVAVETIRALAEYPQHEFLVFARPDTDRTGLPAAPNIQIIELPGGAYPVWEQFTLPKAVKSYQPDLLHCTANTAPLRVSAPLVITLHDIIFLEKAIVGGNWYQRLGNGYRRWNVPAVVKKADCIVTVSDYERHRIIDHLRLPAERVVTVHNAVSRQFRVITDAATLAQVRERFRLPAEFIFFLGNTDPKKNVVGVLKALLQLKNQGLLTLPLVMANVSAEYVNGLLDQIGGRALTNDILLCGYIPNTLLPVVYNAASVFLCPSLRESFGLPILESMACGTPVLTASTSAMPEVAGDAALLANPASPDEMAHQLHRLLSSAELRAQLRERGLERANAFSWQHTARQLMAVYQQHVGQPVPSL; this is encoded by the coding sequence ATGAGAATTGGTATTGAGGCCCAGCGGCTCCTGCGTCCCCACAAACACGGAATGGATATCGTGGCCGTCGAAACGATTCGCGCCCTGGCCGAGTACCCTCAACACGAGTTTCTGGTATTTGCCCGGCCCGATACCGACCGCACCGGTCTGCCTGCGGCCCCAAATATCCAGATTATCGAACTACCGGGCGGAGCCTACCCTGTCTGGGAGCAGTTTACGTTGCCCAAAGCCGTAAAATCGTACCAGCCCGACCTGCTGCACTGCACGGCCAACACGGCCCCGCTGCGGGTTTCGGCTCCGCTCGTGATTACCCTGCACGACATTATTTTTCTGGAAAAAGCCATCGTCGGTGGTAACTGGTATCAGCGGCTGGGCAATGGGTACCGGCGCTGGAACGTCCCTGCCGTTGTCAAAAAGGCCGACTGCATTGTCACGGTCTCGGACTACGAGCGGCACCGGATTATCGACCACCTCCGGTTGCCCGCCGAGCGGGTAGTTACGGTGCACAATGCAGTCAGTCGGCAGTTTCGGGTTATTACCGATGCAGCCACGCTGGCGCAGGTACGCGAGCGGTTCCGGCTCCCGGCCGAGTTCATCTTTTTTCTGGGAAATACCGACCCCAAGAAAAACGTCGTTGGGGTTCTGAAGGCTCTGCTGCAGCTAAAGAACCAGGGTTTACTGACTCTCCCGCTGGTGATGGCCAACGTGTCGGCCGAGTACGTCAATGGGTTGCTCGACCAGATTGGCGGGCGGGCGCTAACCAACGACATTTTGCTGTGCGGGTACATTCCGAACACGCTATTGCCGGTCGTGTACAATGCCGCCAGTGTGTTTTTGTGTCCATCGCTACGTGAGAGCTTCGGGCTACCCATTCTGGAGTCGATGGCCTGCGGCACCCCCGTACTGACGGCCAGCACCTCGGCCATGCCCGAAGTAGCGGGCGATGCGGCCTTGTTGGCCAACCCGGCCTCCCCCGACGAAATGGCCCATCAGCTTCACCGGCTCCTCAGTTCGGCCGAGTTGCGGGCACAGTTGCGCGAACGGGGGCTTGAGCGAGCCAACGCGTTCTCCTGGCAACACACCGCCCGGCAACTGATGGCGGTCTACCAACAGCACGTTGGCCAACCGGTGCCCTCCCTTTAG